The region aaaataattttttaaagggTTTCAGGTTTGAACCTGAACCCGAACACGTGACAAGAAAATTTCAAAACCCGAACTTGACCCGACTCCTATTGGGTTCGGACCGGATTTAACACAAATCCGATGGATTTTGCCAAAAAATGGGTTTTCGGGTTGCGGGTCGGGCGGGTTTTGCAGGTCAAATGTTCATCCCCTAATCAAAAGAACATGGACTTTTTGCCTTAATAAATCAGATTAGGGACTTAAATGCTATTATATCAAAAGAACATAAActtttgttataaaaaaaattgatagacATAAATGCTACTATctcaaaagatgttggacttttGCTGCTAATagtctattttatttttatttcttatttaaatatatattttatataaattcatactcatattaatattattaaaaataaaattagtaaaatCAATTCATTAATAATATATATGATACTAaatactataatttttttttaatttaagacTGCTCTTTCCTTTTtccctttttaaaagtttttatgaAAACTTTTTTGGTTTAAACTTTCGACGGGTATTATAGCACTTATAGGCAGTGACTAAAAATAATTAGTATTAAATAAATtccatatatattaattatatgttCGGTGCATATTTGGGTATACGGTCAATACAGAAATATATTTGATATCAGATCgacaattatattttttttaattagaaaacttaaaaatgatttttttttaaattagtaagttatttttgcaaaaatccaaaaaaatattatgttatttACCAAATTACAAGTAAAAAGGCCTAATTTTGGTAAAATGTAAAAGCCCAATCCAAAACGAAATAAGCTTAAGTTCTAGTCGAACTCATCGTTGACGAAGCTCAAACCATTTCCATTACTTTTTATTTCGTTACTCGTCTCATTCTGCTTCATTTCTGGAATTTTCTTCGTTCAATTGTCGACTTGAGTTGAGTCTCGGCCATGGACGAGTCCGGTGTGGTACGCTCTCTCTTTTTTTACACATTTATTATCGTCTAAATTTTCAAGATCTGCTcgtaatttttttatatagattTATTATTTTCAAGATCTATTTGATGATTTCATATGATATCCTGTTCTGACAATTTATTCTTCAATTTTGCTGAAGATGGTGTTTTGGGTTTGTGTTTTTGGGTCTGTTTGATTAGCTATGatgtttatatattattatctgGGCTCATTTGCATGTTTGGTTATTGGATCTTTCGAGAAAGATataattttccttgaaaataaGTGACTTTCTGGAAAAATTGAGCTCATCATGGCTTTGGGAATTTCGCCAATTTGTTTTATTTGGTGGGTTTTTTAATTCATATAAAACCTAATGATTTATAGTTCTGTTTGTTGATTGAATTGATGGAATGGTCGATCTAGTGTTTAGGCAACAAAATGTGCTCAACTTTCCATTGGTACCATACTTTTCATGAAAAAGACAAACTTTGTATTTGAATTTTCTTAATTACTtttcaattcaccaaaggatagaatttaataaattctCAAGCTATATTTGTATTCAATTGTGTTGCTTTATTCGTTTTAATTAGAGAGAGAGAATACATTTTGAGATTCTGTTATCTTTTCTTGTGAACTAGCTCTATCCTTAAGGTAGCTCGTATTGTATTTAGTCTGAtttaaaacatattatatacctATTTATATTATTAGCTAGTCTTAGCCTTCAGATTTAAGATCTGTGATGCCAAAGTCATCATATTCATTTACAGAAGATCTCTATTTTTCAATGTTGTTCTGGCATTAACTCACTGATATTGCATCTTCTGCATATGAAATTACTATACTTAACAAAACATGTCTTAATAAGAGATACATTATACTGATGTGCTTTCACTTGACAAATGTTGATTGTGATAGTAATGGATTAAGTTTTGCTCATTTACTTGATTTTGATTCAATGTATTTCATATTGAACTGATGGATTACTTGTATCATTTATTTGGATAATTGATAAAAGGATGCCAAACCCAAAGGGCTTAATGGAGGATTGATAGTGTTGATTGTTGTTTTTGGACTACTACTGGTGTTCCTCATTGGGAATTTCATACTCTACACTTACGCTCAGAAGAATCTTCCTCCGAAAAAGAAGAAGCCCGTCtccaagaagaagatgaagaaagagCGACTGAAGCAAGGAGTCTCCGCCCCAGGAGAATAGATGAGATATGGAAAACTTTAACTCTCTCTGTTGATTACTCCATCTTGATTATTTTGTTGAGAAAGTTTTCACCATTTCATGGTGTCAAGAGAGGAGTTCTCAACCTATTTtcgaactttttttttttttacatttatagTCCATTGGAAATCAACTTCATCATCACCATAAGATCTTGCTGCATGTGTTTAGACCTTTGAGTTAGAATGCTGTTTGTTCTTGACATATGTTTTGCATCTATTAATATCCCTCTTGTAGACTTgcctttaattttatttttgctaACTTGTATCTCCATTGATGGAAAGTATTACTTGAAAATGCTAGTGTTCTAATAACCATATGCTATTCTGCTATATAATATTAGGAACCAGTAATAGCAATTTCTATACAAGTATTGAGTAAGGACTCAAAATTTTAGATTTTGTGGGAGCAAATTGCATGTCTGGACAGACCAGACTATTCGAGCTTCAAAGGTTATGCAACTTTAAATGAGTTCTTGGATTGTAAATTATTTTGTCAAAGGGCATGCAACGTGAATTTAAAGTTGTGGACTCTCCTTTATCATTTCTATACATTTAGGATTTTGCCTGAATTATGACATATATGTTATTGTGCTCTTGATTTTTTTGAGATGTTAAAAATTACCCTTGATGATGTAAAGTGGGATttttgttaagttttattttgGCTAATGGATTGCTGGcataattatttggtcactaattTATCCTAATTCTTAAAAAAGattaatttgttttattaaataaaattttcaaataaaaaaaattaaatcaaactcATCTAATTTTTTTGTGgcaaatttaaattatttatttttattaataatggaattaataaagttTAAATTAGATGAGCTTAAGTTTTGGTCGAAAAAAAATATTAGATGAGGTTTGTTTCATTTAATATTTGAAATATTAGAAGaggtttatttaattaatcttttaagaatttatttttaatttttgaattttaattttttataagaaatatatattttattttaaattatagacATAGCGCTGACGTGATAATGATTAGTCAGTGACTAAATAGTCATGTTAGCAATCTCTTAGGCACATTGGATAAAACTTAACAAAGTTATATTTTACAACACTAAATAATTCAAGGGAATTTTTAACGGCTCAAAAAAATTAATGGTACAATAATATATATGTTATAGTTTGAGGGCAAAAATTCTAAATAGCTTAATTATTATAACAATACAATATGTATTTCAACCTAAATAGacaagagaaaagaaaaagatctATTAATGTGGTGATATACAGGTTACACATTATCTTGCACCATAAATGTTTGTACAAGATAACATATTCATTGCTTTGGcaaggagagaaaagaaagaTTACAAAGttaaaatatcaaaaaaaaaatgaacaaaataaaatatattaaattgttATGACtgtattgtaaaaaaaaattaataaatatattattgtacgccctaaatatccacggactattagcgagctgagaaatgacataattatatcagccacgtggatatcATGTACCCGGAGCTACTAttacaaggtcctacctctttagctcgaggtaacctaaggcttAATGGAGATTACCAAGGAATCGAGTCAGAAGTATGGACGCCGTGGGCtaagactacatcaagctcgaaatacgagcttgagttggcacctctgaccccttataaagtcaaccacgcaatgtaaacgtgcatatatcagacatcacgtgtctgatccatccctgaattctcggacacacagcataaacgtgcgtgttcaggcacccacgactgggttgggtcgtgcggctcattatcccccttacctattgattagaccacacttcattgtcaggttttaggaattaatcatgaatgtcacagaagtgacatgatgggtaagaaggtcacgggatgacctcccttgccaacccccaggtgccctctccctataaatatggagaccctgggagttgcaaatggttggattctaatttgtaaagaaataccctgtaaggaacatcagagagatatcaataatattggctggtggactagaaggattttaacctttgaaccacctaaaaaagtattggtGTTATCATTTTACTAAGAGAttattcatctgttacggttcattatttaacACTAATctcactctttattctattaattatctgttgccgaagaactgcgtcaacagtttggtgctttcattgagaggctgttagattggtgctatcacaaatacccaaccatggtagtcactcgctcaagacatggtaacgaggcggaccaacgtgatgggtaggaggcccatcatgccgccatgtccgatgatcagaaccctgaggttcagcagcggccgggcaagcagccaataggccaagatgacactggaagttcggctccccgattgcccaatccaaacccagatttttacacggcggtggaaatggaaaatgcgcagttgaggagtcagctggcgaaagctaaccagcagattcaagaggttttggcccgactactccctcttacaaccgacgccaatgtcggaaagaggcaaggcgagactcataagtcccgttggggtaatcggtccaggcccaaTCGAtcggtcagacccccaacatcaaactccactcccacatcgcaccaccgggaaaccacttttgaggaactacctagggccgagcagcagtacagccgatcggtccggacctcaactcctagctcacttcCGCCTTCAAGCGCttccaggagggctcgagggagctcgcaaaggagatccggggagggctcgcagcgacagcccgccccggccagccatcttgcgccccgctcagaccgccgagcataggacgcggaggatggtagagcggagcggccgcgacctaacttggtccgccctgacgggactaggatcgcatccccggtcaggcatcctccttcaccaataagatacccgtctcctccccggccagtccgagacattccggctcatgggagcagtaggagaaatcctccttctgcCGGGCCTTCCCATCGTAGCTGGGCGCCAAGAGAAGTCCCGGACCCTCGTCCTCAGCGGCGGGCcccgagcttctcaaatggaagctattggaccggaagccgtcGAAGTCATCTATCTGGTGAAGACCTGCGCCAGCGCTTGAGCTCGGCGCAGAGTCCTCAGGCTGCCCCGagaggcgacctccgagatcgcctaaactctcagagaggagacccagttggaaatgGAAGCCgcgctcgccaaagggaagacctgtccgaagtacgagacagcgggaacgtcccatataacctttctcaagataggagggacaataactcgcCAAACAcgtacaatggatctggagctgttgaacagccccagaacaaccaaggaagtcaggacaaaacccttgagcgtttGGCTcggatggaggagctgatgaggaagctcctatcaaaaaaagaaaaagatgaatatgattcaggggacgaacttgagctcttcgcccccagcatagcagcaacggcgtatccacctggtttccgaatgcctcacttgtccaagttcaacggagacggggactcgtcagatcatctgggtatgttcaataccttgatgatggcccacaacattggtcccaaGCTGAGATGTCTAAtttcccttccaccttgactggggcggccaggcaatggttcaaacaaagtaagaagcagtcaatcagctcgtggaaaactttctctgctgacttcaagagagcattccgagcttctcaggctgcctgcgtcaaggtcGATACCCTGGCAAATGTAAGGCAGTAACCCGACAAGcttctgaaggcttacctgagaagattcgtgaacgtcgctgctcgggccagagacgcagatgacaactccaagctcatggctttgacgACCGGGATCCTCGTCAGAGGAGGACTCTGGGAGgagatacagaggaagggagtcagcactgtaaatgaattcctaaatagggcctagggatggatcaacctggaggaggcgcgagcctCAGCCGCAGGagccagccaggcccctgaacagcccgctggagtgggaacagaggtcgtgacagcgacccaaaccATTACACAGAATAACTAGTTTGGTGggggcaagagaaaggggagcagcgagggcaaccagcacggcccaaagaagaacaagtccgtagaaaaatttaagtcggtctacgcgacttataccgagctcactcactctagggagaacatcttcctagtaAATTCTGcttgcctcccctggaagaagccg is a window of Humulus lupulus chromosome 4, drHumLupu1.1, whole genome shotgun sequence DNA encoding:
- the LOC133831035 gene encoding DNA-binding protein S1FA-like, which codes for MDESGVDAKPKGLNGGLIVLIVVFGLLLVFLIGNFILYTYAQKNLPPKKKKPVSKKKMKKERLKQGVSAPGE